ACATTAATAGTAAAAAACAACAAATGTGTATAGCTTGATGTACGAGAGTCTCCCATTTCCCTCTGAAGTTCGAGCAAGTCATTGTATTCATATTAAAAACGTTTTAAGGCTCGACGTGTATTGTTTCTCTCTGAATAATAAGAGGGTGATATCTATATGCGTATAGAATTTAAAGACCAGTGGGAGAGTTAAGCGAAGTCGAGAATACTGTATCGACAGGGACCCAAATTTGAAACTTCTTCAGAGATCTATATTCCAATTGATAGGTCTGAACAATGAACGGTGTAATTGGGATCATCAACAATGGAGGAGGTTCATTTTAATTTCTCCAATAGAATTGGGTCTTTGAGAAAGCTTCGTTGCCGTTTCTTCTCTGTCAGTCTACTCTCGTTCAAGCGAAATATTGAAAGATAGCGTGCTACAAATTTAATGAGAGAAATTGTTAACGCACCGAGGAAGAACAAGTGATAATCAGTACCAAGGAAGCGCGCGTAGAGATACTGGAATCACTAGAAAATACAATGTGTGTGatttttgtaatattacaacgttaaaaaaaaaaaccgaggGTTTTGTCGAACGGATGAAACGAAGAAGATAAAAATCAGACGTTTGATAagaggaaaaataataataataataataaaaaagaagagaacaAATGGTTTCAAGTGAACCCCAAATTGTATTATGTAAATTGTGACGTGTATGACACGCATctatgcgatataatgtaaatattGAAATGTAATTGGGGGTTTTACACATTTTTAGACCGAACGCGTCTGCATTATAAACCGATAACGTTAGGAAGTGCTGAGAAAACCCAGTCCCAACGGATTATATTGTGACCTGTAAACGACTACTTTAACCGAATTATAATCCCTTGGAACTTTTTCTGTAATAAATGGGTGAAAAATCGAGGTATGACGTATTGTAATCTTACGGATCGGTATGTATAGTCGTACTGGTCATAGCGTTTGTAGAATCATTTAACTCTGCATGCTTAGCCGATTGCTCGATGTTGTACATACACACGTGTACCGTACTGAGCAACATTAATAAGAATATAAACTGTATCGATAAAAATTGCATATAGAGATGCTCGTGATATACGatcatttttagaaatttattggATGATCATCCAGTGCGTGAATAATATTTGAGCAGATAATACGTATAATTTACATTGACTGGAGCATCGACATAAAAAAAAGCAAACAAATGGGAGGCAAGTGTGGTTTTCCATGCTATTAGACAATACTTCAATGTTATAGCGAGGATAATATCCTTTATTAAAGTTGACTTCAAATAAAACGTGCCCCATGTATAAGGAAATAATCTTGCGCGTTTATTAGATTTCAATCgcactaaagaaaaaaaaaagagagaaacattTTACACTTGGTTCAAACTTAACGTGAAATTCATTACGGTGTTTCctgtatttaatatatttttgcatTGAACAAGAAACAACTTATCATAGAATCAAAACGCGTACGTTTTTTCTATGTACGTCCATGTCGTACCATTGCACTTGGCGATTGGAAAGGAAATACCGTAAAAGAAGGATCAACCGTAGCAAGTGCATTTAAAAggaaatttacataatttttcagAAACATGCCTCATGCTCCAGTCACTCGATGTACGACCAGATGAGGCATAAAAAAACCGTAGAACATAATAAAGTAGCGATAACGAATCGAATAAATAAACGGATTTGATGTTTAGACGCTGCCTCCGTTATGTGCCCTGCCTCAAAAGAATAAGATAATGTACCCACCTCCCGAGATCGGtatatgatattaaaaataaattcacattaaaataatattttctgtaCATGTTGTTATACCCCCCTGCATGATGCTTAAACCTAATAAACGAACCATTTGTTTTTCGATAACAGTGATTTATTGTACACTACCGAGCACGGTAGGCTTCGTTTCAAATAaactatcatttaaaaaataaactaaATGATAGAACATTGttttagtaacaatgatatatatttaaatgaaaatacatCTGCTGTATTGCAGAAAACAAAGTATCGcccaatgaacatataatacaCACAATATATGACAAttttatataacaataatttaataatgcgatacaatattcataaatatagccagtattaaaaaacaaataacaAGAATAACAATAAAGATTTGTATGTCTAGATTTATCAAAAAACATCAATCTCGTCAAATTACTATTTTTGAATACTGAAATTAAATTCTGTGCAACGTGTTCTCccttcaataaaatttatataattaattatttggaaaaatattattagACGTATTCTGATACATAATTATTTGAGTGTAGGTAGCCACGAATATACAGTACAATAAGTACATTTTTAGTGCCGTATGAAATTTATGGTATCGTACAAATACTTAACGCAACATTACTATTTCGTGACTTTTTTTGTGTAGAAACTAAATGTTTTTCAAAGTATCACATACACCCTCGCGTCATTATATCACTATGTCTCGTTGAATACTATAACGTTTTATGGTCAATTACGTATTAACTTGTTATTTGTAAACAAGTCCGATATTAAGAATATTATGCCAATTTCTGTAATACAATATTCGTATATAATACATATGTTTTAACTGATGAAATAATCCATAATTATAGCTATATAAACCGATTATTAATCAGACCAATCCTCGCTGATtctgtaaattaatttcaaatctaTTAATACTTTAAAATCTTAATGTACATCAAGTACAACCCTTCACCACCGATAAGCTTTGAGAGCAAAGCAAATGTTTGGACATCATCTTCGTAAAAACATTTTCATAGCTAAATCACAATTATAAGCTATTTGCTGAAgctaacaaataattattttgtattaacatttcaatttctttaataataCCTTATTGtcatatgaaatattatttcattttagtacaaattaatataattttgaacaTTAAAACTATGTATTGTATACATTGCATAACgaaaattaaaactatatttCATATAGCAATCACAGaagatattctttttttttttttttttaattctcatTCACGTATTTACAAAAGTTTGTATACATTCACTGATAAGCATAGCATTAACAGCAAATTTAGCACAGCACACAAAAATATGTTATATACTTAATATAGACCCGTGACTTGGACGTCCTTTGCTTTGCTTTCCATTTACTTGACTCTGGTTTTCTGCTGATAAATTTATAGTTAATTGTGCCGTTGACGCCGTAGTAACTTCATCGTCTGATTCCATAGGGCTAATTCGAATAGCTTGATACCATTGATTCGTTAAATCTGTCATTTGAGATTTACAATCTTTTAATTCTTGTTGAGTAAATCTTCTTGtaaagaaaggaataaagaaTTTTAGATCCCATCTTGCAAAACCACGAATTCGAGACTGAAGAAAAGATACTTCAATTTCTTCTTCCGTAAGTTCTGACAGGTGTTCTGAATCTATTGTTTGTCcctgaaataaaaatacaatatacaAGATACATGtactatttttatatacatacatgtatgcgTATAAACATACCCATTCTCTAGTTTTacttaatgaaatttctttatctttcctttttcttctactattacttttctgtttcttttctgctcttaagaattttaataacgGCATTGTGGAGCCACCAAATATTAATGttgtaaataatacaataattaatgtGGTGGTAATAATCACATGCCGTGTTTCATCACTGAAATCCAAATGCAGTGACAAAGCATAAGAAATGGCACCTCTTAGACCACTAAACCACATTATAAACATCATTTTTCGAGTAATTTGATGTTCTCGAAAACGATTAACAAGGAAAGCTAAAGGAAAGATGTTTGCAGCTCTACCAATTAGACATAGAATTATAGACCATATAATGAGTGCTGGTTCCACCTgtgattgaaataaataatattatttataaatgtaaaatattattgtggcaaataatttttaatattttacccgATGCCTAAAGCTGAACAAAGCTAATCCTAAGTACGCGAATACACAAGTTTCAGCAATAAATGCTAAAGTCCTCATTGTTTGTTGCATTGTAATTTGAGTTACAGTTGATAAGTTAAAATGTGTGTAATGCGACATTACAATTCCATTAAACAATATTGCCATAATACCtggaataatatatttaaatgttaAGTAATTTTATTATGATACTAAAATACTATTAAATGTGAACATTGGTATTCATACCAGATAGCTGTATGCCTTCTGCCAAAACGTATGGTGCATACGTAAATACCAACATAAGTCCAAATTCAAGAGAAGGATTTTTTCTGAGATCTACATGTTTCAGTAATAATGCGCTTATAAGGGCAAAAACAACTCCAATGCCAGCAGAAGCAAAGAACATAAGACAAAATCTGTTTAAGCCAAGAATAATGGCTTCGCTAGTAGTTGTTGCATTATTGGACTCTAATACTGATGTAGTTAGTACAATAGAAATAGCATCATTTAAAATAGATTCCCCAAAAACTAACATATTCAATACTGGATCTACATCTAAGGCATGAAATATAGCTACCGTAGCAACAGGATCTACTGCCGATATTAACGACCCAAACGCAAAACTTTCAACAAAACTAAGTTTATATGCCACCTGAGCCAATCCCAATAAATAAATACCAGCTCCTATAACAAATGCCGATATCGCTGTGccaaatatggcaaaaactaaaATACTACCAAtgttttgaaagaaatttcCTTTATGTAAATTATAGCCAGATTCAAATATAATAGGTGGGAGGAGCACAAGAAAAAAGGCTGTCGGCGAGAAGGCTTCTTCTTTCCTCCAATTAGCTATATTTTGATTTGACATTAGATTTATGATCATGCCAATAGCTCCTCCCAAAAATACAATGACTACAGATTCTGGTAagtattgaaaatttgtttctaaCATAAGATGTATAAGTAAGATGCCTAAAGCTAGAACGCAAAGAACAAAAAATATAGACATAGAACTattatgttcttcttctgcagatcCTTTGTCAGGTAATACTGGTTCTGCTGGCATAATTGTTGTTGTACTTGCATTTGTTGAATTACTGATATCTGAGCTTTGAGATGGAATCGTGAAATCCGACATATTACTTCCATTTTTATCGTTGATAGTATTTGTGGATATTGTTGTAACTTTCTCAGTAGTTTGATTATAACTGTCATGTTCAGGTCGAACTGTAGTTGTGGTTACATTGTGAGGTATTGTATTAGCTACGCTTGAAGTACTGACATTTAATTTCAAGTTACTGGTGTCGTAACTATTTGATACGTATGACTCTGTTGAAGCATCGGTACTTAAATTTGTTTGCTTGAGAATTTGTAACGTGATATTCTTATTGCCCACCGTGACAGTTTCATTTTTGAGGTTAGAAATTTTTTGTGCATATGAAGTTGTCGTCAATAAACCAAGAGTAAAGAATATTACACTGATAACAACATTTCTGTGTAAAAGTTTATTACTACCTGAAtacaaattcatttttaaattattttcacatTATCACGTAACAATTAAATAGACGTTCCTTCAATTATCAAAAAACAGTATGGTAAAATAGATACAGCTGATCGTTCGTAATATTTCGATATGTCATGTCGCTGTATGTTTACGTCAGCAATAGTACATACACGTGCTCTAACCAAAAAGGAATAATTTAAATCTTGCAATGATAaacaaattagaatttttatctttaaaatctaaaataaagcataagaaatgaataaaaatcaaacaaGTGAAATTGTTGCATCaacaaatatttatgaaaatattttaattaaattttataggaAAAACAGAATACCACacaatagaaatttttatatttattttttattttttctctacAGAGATAGGTTCATTTTCATAACTACTTGGTAAACCACAACGACCAACTTCTGCTGAATGCACTGCATCTTTTCCCAATCTCTGTTCAACTCCTTTCCAAGATCTATTATACAAATATTCGGCTCCTGCTTTACCAATTGCAACAATACCTAATTCAATTATGATAATAAGATTAGATGAAGTGTAATTCAATATCATTTCATAATTCATGTTGTAACATATGCATACCTGCCGAGTTATTAATTGCTAAAGCACTCATTTTATCTGTACACGGTACACTTTCATCACAATTTCTAAGCTCACCAGTTATTAAAGAAATATCTGAATTTGTTGATGCTTTAAAATCAACATAATTCAAACCGCTAGGAAGTATTTGTCTAAAATCCATACAATATTGTGTGTAACATTCCCTTGAA
This Osmia lignaria lignaria isolate PbOS001 chromosome 9, iyOsmLign1, whole genome shotgun sequence DNA region includes the following protein-coding sequences:
- the Nhe1 gene encoding na[+]/H[+] hydrogen exchanger 1 — encoded protein: MNLYSGSNKLLHRNVVISVIFFTLGLLTTTSYAQKISNLKNETVTVGNKNITLQILKQTNLSTDASTESYVSNSYDTSNLKLNVSTSSVANTIPHNVTTTTVRPEHDSYNQTTEKVTTISTNTINDKNGSNMSDFTIPSQSSDISNSTNASTTTIMPAEPVLPDKGSAEEEHNSSMSIFFVLCVLALGILLIHLMLETNFQYLPESVVIVFLGGAIGMIINLMSNQNIANWRKEEAFSPTAFFLVLLPPIIFESGYNLHKGNFFQNIGSILVFAIFGTAISAFVIGAGIYLLGLAQVAYKLSFVESFAFGSLISAVDPVATVAIFHALDVDPVLNMLVFGESILNDAISIVLTTSVLESNNATTTSEAIILGLNRFCLMFFASAGIGVVFALISALLLKHVDLRKNPSLEFGLMLVFTYAPYVLAEGIQLSGIMAILFNGIVMSHYTHFNLSTVTQITMQQTMRTLAFIAETCVFAYLGLALFSFRHRVEPALIIWSIILCLIGRAANIFPLAFLVNRFREHQITRKMMFIMWFSGLRGAISYALSLHLDFSDETRHVIITTTLIIVLFTTLIFGGSTMPLLKFLRAEKKQKSNSRRKRKDKEISLSKTREWGQTIDSEHLSELTEEEIEVSFLQSRIRGFARWDLKFFIPFFTRRFTQQELKDCKSQMTDLTNQWYQAIRISPMESDDEVTTASTAQLTINLSAENQSQVNGKQSKGRPSHGISEDWSD